In the Terriglobales bacterium genome, CCAGCGCCGCCACTTACCACAAGCTGCTGGACGAGATCGCCGCCCGCCGCCTCGACGCCAACGTCAGCATGAAGCTGACCCATATGGGCCTGGACGTGGACGAAGCCCTGGCCCGCGAATTGGTGAGCGGGCTGGTGGCCAAGGCGGCCTCGCAGAACAGCTTCGTGCGCATCGACATGGAGGGCTCGCCCTACACCCAGCGCACCCTCGACTTCGTGCGCGAACTGCACCGCCGCCCCGGGCACGCCGGGCACGTGGGCGCGGTCATCCAGTCCTATCTCATGCGCAGCGAGAAGGACGTGGAGGACTTGCTGGGGGAGCGCATCCGCATCCGCCTGTGCAAGGGCGCGTACAAGGAGCCGCACTCCATCGCCTTCCAGAAGAAGCGCGACGTGGACGCCTGTTTCGTGAAGCTGAGCCGCATGCTGCTCAAGAGCGGGGTGTACCACGGCATCGCCACCCACGACGAGCGCATCATCCGCCAGACCATCGAGTTCGCGCGCGCCGAGAAGATCGCACCCGAAAGCTTCGAGTTCCAGATGCTGCACGGCATCCGCCGCGACCTGCAGCAGGCGCTGATCAAGGAGGGCTGGCGCATGCGCGTCTACATCCCCTTCGGCAGCGAGTGGTATCCGTACTTCATGAGAAGGTTGGCGGAACGACCGGCGAATGTGTTCTTCATCTTGAAAAATCTCTTTCGTTGAG is a window encoding:
- a CDS encoding proline dehydrogenase family protein, translated to MLRALFIWLSESQRLRRFAEHSRLGRRNSRRFVAGETIDDGMQATAAVNALGMSVSLDNLGENVTNPEEAKASAATYHKLLDEIAARRLDANVSMKLTHMGLDVDEALARELVSGLVAKAASQNSFVRIDMEGSPYTQRTLDFVRELHRRPGHAGHVGAVIQSYLMRSEKDVEDLLGERIRIRLCKGAYKEPHSIAFQKKRDVDACFVKLSRMLLKSGVYHGIATHDERIIRQTIEFARAEKIAPESFEFQMLHGIRRDLQQALIKEGWRMRVYIPFGSEWYPYFMRRLAERPANVFFILKNLFR